A single region of the Eublepharis macularius isolate TG4126 chromosome 14, MPM_Emac_v1.0, whole genome shotgun sequence genome encodes:
- the LOC129342423 gene encoding N-acetyllactosaminide alpha-1,3-galactosyltransferase-like isoform X2 has protein sequence MMHSRGKTVLLWIFCLALFSVIVVVYLDWDGTLVWMYNNKSLKIIQLKNETEHWLTMPDWFKPRNGYISQEPKGISLPKWFNPSAREDVHTLTTWSAPIIWEGTFERSVLEDYYKEQKVTVGLTVFAIGKYLDKYLKTFLTSANTFFMPGHNVIFYIVVDNLSRVPLIELGPLRTLKFFQVEKESRWQDISMMRMKTIGNLIESHIRHEVDFLFCMDVDQVFESTYGVETLDESVAQLQAWFYKANRESFTYERNPESAAYIPYAEGDFYYHAAVFGGTPQRVYNLTRECYEGIRHDKEHNLEAIWHDESHLNKYYLQNKPSKVLSPEYCWDYKIGWSFDIKNIKLSWMPKAYEEVRNN, from the exons ATGATGCACTCCAGAGGAAAGACTGTACTGTTATGGATCTTCTGTCTCGCTCTCTTCTCAGTAATAGTCGTTGTTTACTTGGACTG GGATGGAACATTGGTGTGGATGTACAACAACAA AAGCCTAAAAATCATCCAGCTGAAAAATGAAACCGAGCACTGGCTGACCATGCCGGACTGGTTCAAACCCAG GAACGGATATATCAGTCAAGAACCAAAGGGAATATCCTTGCCCAAGTGGTTCAATCCAAG CGCTCGCGAAGATGTGCATACACTGACCACTTGGTCAGCCCCCATCATCTGGGAGGGAACATTTGAGAGATCAGTCTTGGAGGATTATTACAAGGAGCAGAAAGTCACCGTTGGTTTGACAGTTTTTGCCATTGGGAA GTACCTAGACAAATATTTGAAGACCTTTTTGACCTCAGCGAACACCTTCTTCATGCCTGGTCACAATGTTATCTTCTATATTGTGGTGGACAACCTCTCAAGAGTCCCTTTAATCGAGCTGGGTCCCTTACGGACGCTGAAGTTCTTTCAGGTGGAAAAGGAGAGCCGGTGGCAAGACATCAGTATGATGCGAATGAAAACCATTGGAAATCTCATTGAGAGCCACATCCGCCATGAAGTGGATTTCCTCTTCTGTATGGATGTCGACCAGGTCTTTGAGAGCACCTACGGGGTGGAAACTCTTGATGAGTCAGTGGCCCAACTCCAAGCTTGGTTTTATAAGGCAAACAGGGAATCATTCACTTATGAGAGGAACCCAGAGTCAGCTGCATACATCCCTTATGCAGAGGGGGACTTCTATTACCATGCAGCAGTGTTTGGTGGCACCCCACAGCGTGTCTACAACCTCACCAGGGAATGCTATGAAGGTATCAGACATGACAAAGAACATAACTTGGAAGCCATTTGGCATGACGAAAGCCACTTAAACAAGTACTACCTCCAGAACAAGCCCAGCAAGGTGTTATCTCCAGAATACTGCTGGGATTATAAAATTGGATGGTCCTTTGACATTAAGAATATAAAGTTATCCTGGATGCCCAAAGCATATGAAGAAGTCAGAAATAACTAA
- the LOC129342423 gene encoding N-acetyllactosaminide alpha-1,3-galactosyltransferase-like isoform X1, protein MMHSRGKTVLLWIFCLALFSVIVVVYLDCRDGTLVWMYNNKSLKIIQLKNETEHWLTMPDWFKPRNGYISQEPKGISLPKWFNPSAREDVHTLTTWSAPIIWEGTFERSVLEDYYKEQKVTVGLTVFAIGKYLDKYLKTFLTSANTFFMPGHNVIFYIVVDNLSRVPLIELGPLRTLKFFQVEKESRWQDISMMRMKTIGNLIESHIRHEVDFLFCMDVDQVFESTYGVETLDESVAQLQAWFYKANRESFTYERNPESAAYIPYAEGDFYYHAAVFGGTPQRVYNLTRECYEGIRHDKEHNLEAIWHDESHLNKYYLQNKPSKVLSPEYCWDYKIGWSFDIKNIKLSWMPKAYEEVRNN, encoded by the exons ATGATGCACTCCAGAGGAAAGACTGTACTGTTATGGATCTTCTGTCTCGCTCTCTTCTCAGTAATAGTCGTTGTTTACTTGGACTG CAGGGATGGAACATTGGTGTGGATGTACAACAACAA AAGCCTAAAAATCATCCAGCTGAAAAATGAAACCGAGCACTGGCTGACCATGCCGGACTGGTTCAAACCCAG GAACGGATATATCAGTCAAGAACCAAAGGGAATATCCTTGCCCAAGTGGTTCAATCCAAG CGCTCGCGAAGATGTGCATACACTGACCACTTGGTCAGCCCCCATCATCTGGGAGGGAACATTTGAGAGATCAGTCTTGGAGGATTATTACAAGGAGCAGAAAGTCACCGTTGGTTTGACAGTTTTTGCCATTGGGAA GTACCTAGACAAATATTTGAAGACCTTTTTGACCTCAGCGAACACCTTCTTCATGCCTGGTCACAATGTTATCTTCTATATTGTGGTGGACAACCTCTCAAGAGTCCCTTTAATCGAGCTGGGTCCCTTACGGACGCTGAAGTTCTTTCAGGTGGAAAAGGAGAGCCGGTGGCAAGACATCAGTATGATGCGAATGAAAACCATTGGAAATCTCATTGAGAGCCACATCCGCCATGAAGTGGATTTCCTCTTCTGTATGGATGTCGACCAGGTCTTTGAGAGCACCTACGGGGTGGAAACTCTTGATGAGTCAGTGGCCCAACTCCAAGCTTGGTTTTATAAGGCAAACAGGGAATCATTCACTTATGAGAGGAACCCAGAGTCAGCTGCATACATCCCTTATGCAGAGGGGGACTTCTATTACCATGCAGCAGTGTTTGGTGGCACCCCACAGCGTGTCTACAACCTCACCAGGGAATGCTATGAAGGTATCAGACATGACAAAGAACATAACTTGGAAGCCATTTGGCATGACGAAAGCCACTTAAACAAGTACTACCTCCAGAACAAGCCCAGCAAGGTGTTATCTCCAGAATACTGCTGGGATTATAAAATTGGATGGTCCTTTGACATTAAGAATATAAAGTTATCCTGGATGCCCAAAGCATATGAAGAAGTCAGAAATAACTAA